In Spinacia oleracea cultivar Varoflay chromosome 5, BTI_SOV_V1, whole genome shotgun sequence, a single window of DNA contains:
- the LOC110795313 gene encoding protein FAR-RED IMPAIRED RESPONSE 1-like, translating to MPEKFGRQITQETEFLNKICKCVWSEEIEPTEFEEKWGKVLAEFKLQDHEWLKQLYEKRQMWIPTYFRDSFLCGITRTTSRSESENNFYTKFTNPHPTLVEFYMRFESALDAQRHTQGQFDNDSKHKHPECKTSFALEKHASKIYTVSVFYDFQEELEIGCFQCGLEEYKKENGFEIFTIREGCRIRKFDVSFNPANLDSKCMCKMFERLGIPCRHMVWVWKAKMIEYIPDAYVLNRWTTLATKKPIFDLEGNILEACVNFVDCKRMLNELWSEIHTCVSLAQSSEEDLTDLVKNLKGLRLNLEAKKSSNNHENNGSPSKATDIKLLIGATLPTEIVVKPPKISKNKDTGVHVPGTGSDKRLKGDKEKAIEQCQKKKRLCRGCGELGYHDIRNCPHKVKENCKL from the coding sequence ATGCCTGAGAAATTCGGCCGTCAGATTACGCAAGAGACTGAGTTTCTTAATAAAATTTGTAAATGTGTTTGGAGTGAAGAGATTGAGCCAACAGAATTTGAAGAGAAATGGGGAAAGGTTCTTGCTGAGTTCAAGCTTCAAGACCATGAGTGGTTGAAGCAGTTGTATGAGAAGCGTCAAATGTGGATCCCAACATACTTTAGAGATTCGTTTCTATGTGGTATCACGAGGACTACATCAAGGTCAGAGAGTGAGAACAATTTTTATACAAAGTTTACCAATCCCCATCCCACTCTAGTAGAGTTTTACATGAGATTTGAGAGTGCATTGGATGCTCAAAGACATACTCAAGGTCAATTTGACAATGATTCTAAACACAAGCATCCAGAATGTAAGACTTCCTTTGCATTAGAGAAACATGCTTCTAAAATCTACACCGTTTCAGTCTTTTATGATTTTCAAGAGGAGCTCGAGATTGGTTGCTTTCAATGTGGACTTGAGGAGTACAAgaaagaaaatgggtttgaaaTCTTTACCATTAGAGAAGGATGTAGAATAAGAAAGTTCGATGTTAGTTTTAACCCGGCTAACCTAGATAGTAAGTGTATGTGCAAGATGTTTGAGAGGTTAGGGATTCCTTGTAGGCACATGGTTTGGGTGTGGAAGGCAAAGATGATTGAGTATATTCCTGATGCTTATGTGCTAAATAGGTGGACTACTTTGGCAACTAAAAAGCCAATTTTTGATTTAGAAGGAAATATCTTGGAGGCATGTGTTAACTTTGTTGATTGTAAAAGAATGTTAAATGAGTTATGGTCAGAAATTCACACATGTGTGAGTTTGGCTCAGAGTAGTGAAGAAGATCTTACTGATCTTGTGAAGAATTTAAAAGGTTTAAGGTTAAACTTGGAAGCTAAGAAGAGTTCTAACAATCATGAAAACAATGGTTCTCCTAGCAAAGCAACAGACATCAAGCTACTGATTGGAGCTACCCTTCCTACTGAAATTGTGGTTAAGCCGCCTAAAATTTCAAAGAACAAAGACACGGGGGTTCATGTTCCAGGTACAGGTAGTGACAAACGATTGAAAGGTGACAAGGAAAAGGCAATTGAGCAATGCCAAAAGAAGAAAAGGTTATGTAGAGGTTGTGGAGAGCTTGGTTACCATGATATCCGGAATTGCCCACATAAAGTGAAAGAAAATTGTaagttataa